CGAGCGGCGCCATTTCGCCGCCGAGAACGAAACCACGTCGGATCTCGCCACCCATGCCGCGCGCGCGGCGCTGGCGGATGCCGGGCGCGCGCCCGATGACATCGACGCCATCGTGCTGGCCACCTCGACCCCCGACCTGACCTTTCCGTCCGCCGCGACCATGGTGCAGTCCGCCCTCGGCATGACCCGCGGGTTCGCCTTCGACGTGCAGGCGGTCTGCGCCGGGTTCGTCTATGCGCTGGCCAATGCCAACGCCCTGATCGTATCCGGGCAGGCCAGCCGGGTGCTGGTCCTCGGCGCCGAGACCTTCAGCCGGATCATGGACTGGTCCGACCGCTCGACCTGCGTGCTGTTCGGCGACGGAGCCGGTGCGGTGGTGCTCGAGGCGCAGGAGGGCCAGGGGACCTCGGACGATCGCGGCATCCTGTCCACCGACCTGCATTCGGACGGGCGTTATCGCGACCTGCTCTATGTCGATGGCGGCGTGTCGACCCGGAACACAGGCCACCTGCGGATGCAGGGCAACCAGGTCTTTCGCCACGCGGTCGAAAAGCTCGCCGCCACCGCCGAGGCCGCGCTGGACAAGGCCGGGCTGAGCAGTTCGGACGTGGATTGGGTGGTGCCCCACCAGGCCAATATCCGCATCATCAAGGGCACGGCGAAGAAGATGGG
This is a stretch of genomic DNA from Pukyongiella litopenaei. It encodes these proteins:
- a CDS encoding beta-ketoacyl-ACP synthase III translates to MTCRAVITGVGHYLPERVVTNSEFEARLDTTDEWIRTRSGIERRHFAAENETTSDLATHAARAALADAGRAPDDIDAIVLATSTPDLTFPSAATMVQSALGMTRGFAFDVQAVCAGFVYALANANALIVSGQASRVLVLGAETFSRIMDWSDRSTCVLFGDGAGAVVLEAQEGQGTSDDRGILSTDLHSDGRYRDLLYVDGGVSTRNTGHLRMQGNQVFRHAVEKLAATAEAALDKAGLSSSDVDWVVPHQANIRIIKGTAKKMGLSMNNVVVTVQDHGNTSAASIPLALSVGRARGQIKPGDLLVSEAIGGGLAWGAVVLRW